A window of the Schlesneria paludicola DSM 18645 genome harbors these coding sequences:
- a CDS encoding transglutaminase family protein: protein MRFVRINLPAVHLIVMILLISGQTRARADDPVKTPTETSKTSDAAVRPTEKTVQELAASAKKSVVVVTFTGRDGQRQGLGAGFILSADGLIATNLHVIGEARPIQIELHDGRKFDVTAVHATERSQDLAILKIDARDLPTLPLGNSDELREGQAVIAIGNPLGLERSVVSGVLSGRRDIDGRNMLQIALPIERGNSGGPLLDLQGHVHGLLTLKSLKSENLGFAIAVNALKPLLDKPNPIPMSRWLTIGTIDADEWTVLPGGRWRQRAGQIAVDGRGGGFGGRAVCISKTAQPVVPYEMSVQVKFTPGDGAAGLVFHSDGGDKHYGFYPSNGNVRFSRFDGPDVYSWAVLRETRANNLKKDGWNLLKVRVESDRVFCFLNGEQVFEVDDSTYKTGSVGLCKFRQTEAEFKSFRVGERLTENKPDAAALERITKAVEGMTHEDSSFTTALQQLKGEGAVVDAFLEHQAKALESRAAQLRRLATDIHTRRTLSEFQSEIQRDQIDLLRAALLISKLDNPELELEAYIGQLERHTARIRAAVAENSTEEERFAALNRYLFEEQGFHGSRTDYGNRSNSYINEVLEDREGLPITLSVLYIEIAKQLNLNIVGVGMPSHFLTRHEPKTGPAQLVDVFDRGKSLTPAEAQAMCEELSGLPWQESYLQTITSRAILERMLRNLVNVARESRDAERMLRYTEAVLCLNPESAQDHLNLGILCYQTQRWQQARSAVEWLSTHDSAVGRDTIEELGHAIARESEK, encoded by the coding sequence ATGAGGTTCGTTCGAATCAACCTGCCTGCAGTGCATCTGATTGTCATGATCCTGCTGATCTCAGGACAGACACGCGCGAGGGCGGACGACCCGGTCAAGACACCAACCGAAACGTCGAAGACCTCGGACGCCGCAGTTCGTCCGACCGAGAAAACCGTTCAGGAACTTGCCGCGAGTGCGAAAAAGTCCGTCGTGGTCGTGACCTTCACCGGCCGCGATGGACAGCGTCAAGGGCTTGGAGCCGGCTTCATCTTGTCGGCCGATGGACTGATCGCGACGAATCTGCACGTCATCGGTGAAGCTCGTCCAATCCAGATCGAACTTCATGATGGCCGCAAGTTTGATGTCACCGCAGTCCACGCGACCGAACGCTCACAGGATCTTGCAATCCTCAAGATCGACGCCCGCGATCTACCGACACTTCCTTTGGGAAATTCCGATGAACTTCGTGAAGGGCAAGCCGTCATCGCCATCGGAAATCCGCTGGGGCTGGAACGGAGCGTCGTCAGTGGAGTCTTGTCCGGCCGCCGCGACATCGACGGACGAAACATGCTTCAGATTGCGCTGCCGATCGAACGCGGCAACAGTGGTGGTCCCCTGCTGGATCTGCAAGGGCATGTTCATGGACTGCTGACATTGAAATCCCTGAAATCCGAAAATCTGGGCTTTGCAATTGCCGTGAATGCGCTCAAGCCACTGCTCGATAAACCCAATCCGATCCCGATGAGTCGCTGGCTGACGATTGGAACCATTGACGCCGATGAGTGGACGGTGCTTCCCGGCGGACGATGGCGTCAACGCGCCGGACAGATTGCCGTCGATGGGCGGGGGGGTGGATTTGGGGGTCGCGCGGTTTGCATTTCGAAAACCGCACAACCAGTCGTTCCCTACGAAATGTCGGTGCAGGTCAAGTTCACCCCCGGCGATGGGGCTGCGGGATTGGTGTTTCATTCCGACGGCGGCGACAAGCATTATGGATTCTATCCAAGCAACGGCAATGTCCGGTTCAGTCGCTTTGACGGTCCCGATGTTTATTCTTGGGCTGTCTTGCGGGAAACCCGCGCCAACAATCTGAAAAAAGATGGCTGGAACTTGCTGAAAGTCCGCGTGGAATCCGACCGCGTGTTCTGCTTCCTGAATGGTGAACAAGTCTTCGAGGTGGACGATTCCACCTACAAGACTGGCAGTGTCGGCCTGTGCAAGTTCCGTCAGACAGAAGCCGAATTCAAGAGCTTTCGAGTGGGCGAGCGATTAACGGAAAATAAACCTGATGCGGCCGCACTGGAGCGAATCACGAAAGCTGTCGAAGGAATGACGCACGAGGATTCGTCATTCACCACGGCACTACAGCAGCTCAAAGGTGAAGGGGCCGTCGTCGACGCATTCCTGGAACATCAGGCGAAGGCGCTGGAATCGCGTGCCGCACAACTTCGGCGACTTGCAACCGACATCCACACTCGAAGAACCCTCAGCGAATTCCAGTCAGAAATTCAACGTGATCAGATCGACTTGTTGAGAGCGGCGCTCTTGATCTCCAAGCTAGACAATCCGGAACTCGAGCTTGAGGCCTACATCGGACAACTCGAACGTCATACCGCGCGAATCCGCGCTGCGGTCGCAGAAAACTCAACCGAAGAAGAACGCTTTGCGGCGCTCAATCGATATTTGTTCGAGGAACAAGGGTTTCATGGCAGCCGTACGGACTATGGGAACCGTTCCAACAGCTACATCAATGAAGTTCTCGAGGATCGCGAAGGACTTCCGATCACACTTTCCGTCCTGTACATCGAAATTGCCAAGCAACTCAACTTGAACATCGTCGGCGTTGGTATGCCCAGCCATTTTCTCACTCGACATGAACCTAAAACCGGACCCGCTCAACTGGTCGATGTCTTCGATCGTGGAAAATCGCTCACCCCCGCAGAAGCGCAGGCGATGTGCGAAGAACTTTCAGGATTGCCCTGGCAGGAATCGTATCTACAAACAATTACGTCACGCGCGATCCTCGAAAGGATGCTGCGAAATCTTGTGAATGTGGCCCGCGAATCGCGTGATGCCGAGAGGATGCTGCGCTACACCGAAGCGGTGCTCTGCCTGAATCCTGAGTCTGCACAAGATCACCTGAATCTGGGTATTCTCTGCTATCAGACGCAGCGTTGGCAGCAGGCCCGCTCGGCAGTCGAATGGCTGTCCACGCACGACTCGGCCGTAGGACGCGACACCATTGAAGAATTGGGGCATGCGATCGCGCGCGAGTCTGAAAAGTAA
- a CDS encoding GTPase family protein, with product MSRWPFVLVAALITLPILLMAGVGAWAIWNSGHWFWLSWAIPICWSLAWVVLQLVNRIEVPLPEVGSKIHWTPRDQSAAAIIKAEQKRVAEFTGEQLIDPQFYTTRTIEIATAFAKHYHPKATDPLGAVSVVELLTVVQLVAEDLEKLLRENVPGSHLVTVAQWKMLANAPAWWRTINNIGWLASVIINPVSVARYAVSKAFVDPMSKQIQTNVLGAFYAIFVQQLGFYLIELNSGRLRGGSARYRAAMHRLEPAPQVTDAPREAQPPNRTEPVSVTIAVIGQVKAGKSSLVNCLIGEQQAAVDILPLTRSVARYDMQVEGNSDRLILLDTPGYSDSGATSEQMSETREAVRNADLVLLVLDARSPAKQADITALDDLAVWFRDQHRLKPPAIVGVVSKIDGLSPVMEWAPPYSWEQPTRPKEHSIHAAVEFARQTFASRVESMVPVCTDREHGHVFGVNEYLLPTISLFLDEARAVSLVRSLHREYDQERAWKVVGQLISAGTKIQQFAPAFTKTQLQQVARTILGSVIKNP from the coding sequence ATGTCACGCTGGCCGTTCGTTTTGGTTGCCGCCCTGATCACACTGCCAATCTTGTTGATGGCCGGAGTCGGTGCCTGGGCAATCTGGAACTCGGGCCACTGGTTCTGGTTGTCGTGGGCGATTCCGATTTGCTGGAGTTTGGCGTGGGTCGTACTTCAGCTCGTCAATCGAATCGAAGTCCCACTTCCCGAAGTCGGCTCGAAAATTCACTGGACGCCGCGGGATCAGTCTGCGGCCGCAATCATCAAAGCGGAACAAAAACGAGTCGCGGAATTCACCGGCGAGCAACTGATTGATCCCCAGTTCTACACGACACGCACCATCGAGATCGCAACCGCGTTTGCCAAACATTATCACCCGAAAGCAACTGACCCACTGGGGGCGGTCTCCGTAGTCGAACTGTTGACCGTTGTCCAACTGGTTGCTGAAGATCTCGAAAAGCTGTTGCGTGAAAATGTACCTGGAAGTCATTTGGTCACGGTCGCGCAATGGAAAATGCTCGCCAACGCACCGGCCTGGTGGCGAACGATCAATAATATTGGCTGGTTGGCGTCGGTCATTATCAACCCGGTCAGTGTCGCACGCTATGCAGTGTCCAAGGCCTTCGTCGATCCGATGTCGAAGCAGATCCAGACGAACGTACTCGGAGCCTTCTATGCCATCTTCGTGCAGCAACTGGGCTTCTATCTGATCGAACTGAATAGTGGCCGACTGCGGGGTGGGTCGGCTCGATATCGTGCGGCAATGCATCGGCTCGAGCCCGCTCCCCAGGTGACCGATGCCCCACGAGAAGCTCAACCGCCCAACCGCACAGAGCCCGTTTCCGTCACCATTGCAGTCATCGGCCAAGTGAAAGCCGGAAAGTCGAGCCTCGTCAATTGCTTGATCGGCGAACAGCAAGCCGCCGTCGACATTTTACCCCTGACACGATCTGTTGCGCGTTATGACATGCAAGTCGAAGGGAATTCGGATCGACTCATCCTGCTCGACACACCGGGCTACAGCGATTCGGGAGCCACCAGCGAACAAATGTCCGAAACGCGCGAGGCGGTTCGAAATGCCGATCTCGTCCTGCTCGTCCTTGATGCACGGTCTCCCGCCAAGCAAGCCGACATAACAGCCCTTGATGACCTGGCCGTTTGGTTCCGGGACCAGCATCGACTGAAGCCCCCGGCGATCGTCGGTGTCGTTTCGAAAATCGACGGGCTAAGCCCCGTCATGGAGTGGGCACCGCCCTATTCGTGGGAGCAGCCAACACGTCCGAAAGAACACAGCATTCATGCGGCGGTCGAATTTGCGCGGCAGACGTTTGCCAGTCGTGTTGAATCGATGGTTCCCGTTTGCACCGATCGAGAGCACGGACATGTCTTCGGCGTCAACGAGTATCTCCTGCCGACAATCTCTCTATTCCTTGATGAAGCGCGCGCCGTTTCGCTCGTGCGATCGCTGCATCGCGAATACGACCAAGAGCGTGCATGGAAGGTCGTTGGCCAGTTGATTTCCGCGGGCACGAAGATTCAGCAGTTCGCACCGGCATTTACCAAGACTCAATTGCAGCAGGTCGCGCGCACGATTCTCGGTTCCGTCATCAAGAATCCCTAA
- a CDS encoding anti-sigma factor family protein — protein sequence MEKSVRLSAEQRDDLVAYLDGELPDEQARTIDQIIARSEVARHEVEALARTFELLDVLPTIRASDDFATRTLTSLKVMEAPFVLTDQWWFRYLVRTATICCWIVALGGSAWLGFEITRDWIPDRNEEILRDLPIIENLNKYRDAGDIEFLRQLKFSGVFEEPQEK from the coding sequence ATGGAAAAATCCGTCCGCCTAAGCGCCGAACAACGAGACGATCTGGTCGCCTACCTTGACGGGGAATTGCCCGACGAGCAGGCACGCACGATCGATCAGATCATCGCGCGCAGCGAGGTTGCCCGTCACGAAGTCGAAGCGTTGGCACGGACTTTTGAATTGCTGGACGTACTTCCCACGATTCGCGCGTCAGACGATTTTGCCACCCGCACCCTGACGTCGTTGAAAGTGATGGAAGCCCCCTTCGTTCTGACGGACCAATGGTGGTTTCGATATCTGGTTCGCACGGCAACCATCTGCTGCTGGATTGTGGCGTTAGGCGGATCGGCCTGGCTGGGATTCGAGATCACCCGTGATTGGATTCCAGACCGAAATGAAGAGATCCTCCGCGACTTGCCGATCATCGAAAACCTAAACAAATATCGAGATGCAGGTGACATCGAATTTCTGAGGCAACTGAAGTTTTCCGGCGTTTTCGAGGAACCTCAGGAGAAATAA
- a CDS encoding RNA polymerase sigma factor, with protein sequence MNTVANVEDSGYLHDPEVQLMLRAKKGDDDAFSKLVVAYQDRLTTIFFHMTQNQEAAEDLVQEVFMRIYRARHGYQPNAKFSTWLFRIANNLAINAHHSKVRRKEIALPTGESSSQNSIHPDDRLLAEKSAMTPTRQLDKRELQAVVQQAMDQLNERQRLTVLLHRFEGMSYQEISDAMELSVPAVKSLLSRARDTLRQALEPYMQMGK encoded by the coding sequence ATGAACACTGTGGCAAACGTCGAAGATTCGGGATATCTCCACGATCCCGAGGTCCAGTTGATGCTGCGCGCGAAGAAGGGCGACGATGATGCATTTTCCAAGCTTGTTGTCGCCTATCAGGATCGCCTGACAACCATCTTTTTTCACATGACCCAAAATCAGGAGGCTGCCGAAGATCTGGTCCAGGAAGTCTTCATGAGGATTTACCGGGCGCGTCATGGGTACCAGCCCAACGCCAAGTTTTCGACATGGCTGTTTCGAATTGCCAACAATCTGGCGATCAATGCACACCATAGTAAGGTCCGCCGAAAAGAGATCGCGTTGCCAACCGGCGAATCGTCGTCGCAGAATTCGATTCATCCCGACGATCGGCTATTGGCGGAAAAGTCGGCCATGACCCCCACGCGTCAACTCGACAAACGCGAGCTGCAGGCGGTGGTACAGCAAGCGATGGATCAATTGAACGAACGCCAGAGATTAACGGTTCTGCTGCACCGCTTCGAAGGAATGAGTTATCAGGAAATCAGCGACGCCATGGAACTCTCGGTGCCTGCCGTAAAGTCCTTGTTGTCACGTGCCCGCGACACTTTGCGTCAGGCCCTCGAACCCTACATGCAAATGGGAAAGTAA
- a CDS encoding right-handed parallel beta-helix repeat-containing protein, with translation MTTTRWIYLSCQVAAVVCILAAHCPAAGNEIADMIVQAHADGKTEVTIPPGIYTSSNYGVNLKDIGNLTVNGDGVTLLAGIGISLTRCHDMTFSGFTLDQSPLQFTQGTISAVSPPNGPAAAWIEFKVDAGYPQFPVTFKPTSIGIFDPESHQWKRGVPDLYAKDVQTIDADTARLHLASFPDGIVNVKVGDSIVLKSSGISGISVNQCDNLTFKDITLFHSGILVSQSGRGMVLDHITIARGPRPEGATRDRLLAALSDGVHYANSRFGPTIENCDFGFQGDDGVNLHGPTLALVGFEPPRTAWVAYRIKDPLDQLVQPGDMLRCMDPNTYSVMQELTIATIEREQQDLPEALAILRKAIDNKGLDNAFVFKVTIEESLDDLPLGVVCDIPQLNCPNFVIRNNVFHDNRGRGLRIDASDGVIEHNRIERTKMAGIALGPEYPFWGEAGWVTNVQIIGNHLTDINTYSTTAVNGWPDGGAISVGVKLPITWDKKLSSTTTVPSGNRKIVIRGNVIDRAALNGIYINAASDVLVEDNKMRETNYYQAAGRDRHLYRLNIGKGIDVTNSKQVVLKNNQIERNKAKPQAKRR, from the coding sequence ATGACAACGACCAGATGGATTTACTTGAGCTGCCAGGTTGCAGCCGTCGTTTGCATTCTTGCCGCTCATTGTCCAGCCGCTGGCAATGAAATTGCGGATATGATCGTACAAGCGCACGCGGACGGAAAAACCGAGGTGACCATTCCACCCGGGATTTACACGTCATCGAACTACGGAGTGAATCTCAAGGACATTGGCAATCTCACGGTGAACGGTGACGGAGTTACTCTGCTGGCTGGCATCGGTATCAGCTTGACTCGCTGTCATGACATGACGTTTTCCGGATTTACGCTGGATCAATCTCCACTCCAGTTTACCCAGGGTACCATTTCGGCTGTGTCACCGCCAAATGGCCCCGCCGCGGCATGGATTGAGTTCAAAGTGGACGCCGGTTATCCGCAATTTCCAGTGACATTCAAGCCGACGAGCATCGGAATTTTCGATCCCGAATCCCATCAATGGAAGCGAGGAGTTCCCGATCTTTACGCAAAAGACGTACAAACGATTGATGCGGATACCGCGCGTCTTCATCTTGCTTCATTTCCAGATGGTATCGTCAATGTCAAGGTCGGCGACTCGATCGTGCTGAAGAGCAGCGGCATCTCCGGAATCAGTGTCAATCAGTGCGACAATCTGACATTTAAGGATATCACTTTATTCCATTCGGGGATTCTCGTCTCCCAAAGTGGCCGCGGTATGGTGCTTGACCATATCACGATCGCGCGCGGGCCTCGGCCAGAGGGAGCGACGAGAGATCGACTATTGGCGGCGCTGTCGGACGGCGTTCACTATGCGAACTCACGCTTCGGTCCGACGATCGAGAATTGTGATTTTGGTTTTCAAGGAGACGATGGGGTGAACCTTCATGGTCCCACGTTGGCACTCGTCGGCTTCGAGCCGCCACGTACGGCATGGGTTGCTTACAGGATCAAGGATCCACTTGATCAACTCGTTCAGCCCGGCGACATGCTGCGCTGTATGGACCCGAATACGTATAGCGTAATGCAAGAATTGACGATCGCAACAATAGAACGCGAGCAGCAAGACCTGCCAGAAGCTTTGGCAATACTTAGAAAGGCGATTGACAACAAAGGTCTCGACAATGCGTTCGTATTTAAGGTCACGATTGAAGAATCACTCGATGACCTGCCTTTGGGTGTCGTGTGTGATATCCCACAACTGAATTGCCCCAATTTCGTGATTCGAAATAACGTCTTTCATGATAATCGAGGGCGTGGACTGCGCATTGACGCATCCGATGGAGTCATCGAGCACAATCGCATTGAACGCACGAAAATGGCGGGAATTGCACTGGGCCCAGAATATCCGTTTTGGGGAGAAGCCGGCTGGGTGACCAATGTGCAGATCATTGGGAATCATTTGACCGATATCAATACCTATTCAACGACCGCCGTCAACGGCTGGCCGGACGGTGGTGCGATCAGTGTGGGAGTCAAGCTGCCCATCACATGGGACAAAAAGCTCTCTTCGACCACGACTGTTCCGTCAGGGAATCGCAAGATCGTAATTCGAGGGAACGTGATCGATCGCGCGGCATTGAATGGCATCTATATCAATGCCGCCAGCGATGTCTTGGTAGAAGATAACAAAATGCGGGAGACGAATTATTACCAGGCGGCCGGCAGAGATCGTCACTTGTATCGATTGAATATCGGAAAGGGCATCGATGTCACAAATTCAAAACAAGTGGTCTTGAAGAATAATCAAATCGAACGCAACAAGGCCAAGCCGCAAGCGAAAAGGCGGTAA
- a CDS encoding 6-bladed beta-propeller, whose product MKLRRRDFLRIGCGLCGAASLGSPSAWAQSEGQDEASTIPQVVLTWGTNGHGEGEFNIPIAIAVNKSDEILVTDFRQSNAEAKSRVQRFDQEGRFLDAFETDPMPGGLALDKDGLLYVTHMMKHKVAVYDPEGKLVREFGKQGSAPGEFDQPGGIAIGRDGIVYVADQANQRVQQLSPQGSPLGAWGKHGMATGEFGGNSSPRGRGGGPHFLAFNSDGDLYTTEASVGRVQKFHPDGTFVLAWGDNEVGPGHFGGHSYMPGPLAVAIDHNDRVWVSSTNHHVQQFTADGHFIRRVGGEGKEPGQFRLPHGLAFDSQHFLYVADARNSRIQKLSI is encoded by the coding sequence ATGAAACTGCGACGCCGGGATTTCTTACGGATCGGATGTGGACTTTGCGGAGCCGCTTCGCTCGGTTCGCCGTCAGCCTGGGCTCAATCTGAAGGCCAGGACGAAGCGTCGACAATTCCTCAAGTCGTACTGACATGGGGGACCAACGGCCATGGCGAGGGGGAGTTCAATATCCCGATTGCGATCGCTGTGAACAAAAGCGATGAGATTCTGGTGACGGACTTTCGGCAATCGAACGCGGAAGCCAAGTCGCGCGTGCAGCGATTTGACCAAGAAGGCCGGTTTCTCGACGCATTTGAAACCGATCCCATGCCCGGGGGCTTGGCGTTGGACAAAGACGGCCTGTTGTATGTCACACATATGATGAAGCACAAAGTGGCTGTCTATGATCCCGAAGGCAAACTCGTCAGAGAATTTGGCAAGCAAGGATCGGCCCCGGGTGAATTCGACCAACCGGGTGGGATCGCGATTGGTCGAGATGGGATTGTCTATGTCGCCGATCAGGCGAACCAACGCGTGCAGCAACTCTCACCTCAGGGATCGCCCCTTGGCGCGTGGGGTAAGCACGGCATGGCGACGGGTGAATTTGGTGGCAACTCGTCCCCCCGAGGCCGTGGCGGCGGGCCGCACTTTCTGGCCTTCAACAGCGACGGAGATCTCTACACGACCGAGGCGTCAGTCGGTCGGGTGCAGAAGTTTCACCCCGACGGCACATTTGTTCTCGCCTGGGGAGATAACGAAGTCGGTCCCGGCCATTTCGGCGGCCACAGCTACATGCCAGGCCCCCTGGCCGTCGCAATCGACCACAACGACCGGGTGTGGGTGAGCTCCACAAACCACCACGTCCAACAGTTTACCGCAGACGGCCACTTTATTCGCAGGGTGGGCGGAGAAGGAAAAGAACCTGGCCAATTTCGCCTACCCCATGGCCTGGCATTCGACAGCCAGCATTTTCTATACGTTGCCGATGCCCGGAACTCGAGAATTCAAAAACTCTCGATTTGA
- a CDS encoding prenyltransferase/squalene oxidase repeat-containing protein encodes MKSNVVLIACVGLLSVLGIANNGESAEAVTSSSVVDPGPNRRDEPMASEFSLEKATSFLDSAALQWQKDRKCFTCHTNYAHLYARPAKSDSDTTAHEVRQSAEELITRRWVESGPRWDAEIVATGAALAFNDAATTGKLHPLTRQALDRMWTVQRDDGGFTWIKCNWPPMESDDHYGIALAALAVGVAPENYAQTENAQQGMAKLQDYLKKNPGTMLHHRAMVLWASTAVSGLLSDPEKQQIVNELLALQKADGGWGLATLGDWKRFNDEPQETEVSDGYGTGFVVYVLRRSGIPANDARIERGVNWLKSHQRESGRWFTRSLWKDSKHYLTHAGTAFAVMALQECEPQ; translated from the coding sequence ATGAAATCAAACGTCGTGCTGATCGCGTGTGTGGGTTTGCTTTCGGTTTTAGGGATCGCGAATAACGGCGAATCGGCCGAGGCTGTGACGTCGTCCAGCGTCGTTGATCCCGGGCCGAATCGCCGGGATGAGCCGATGGCCAGCGAATTCTCACTGGAGAAGGCGACGTCGTTTCTCGATTCGGCCGCGCTTCAGTGGCAGAAGGATCGTAAGTGCTTCACCTGTCACACGAACTACGCTCACCTCTACGCTCGGCCGGCAAAGTCGGATTCAGACACCACTGCGCACGAAGTACGTCAGTCTGCAGAAGAGCTGATCACGCGCCGCTGGGTCGAAAGCGGGCCGCGTTGGGATGCGGAGATTGTGGCCACGGGGGCGGCGCTGGCGTTTAACGACGCCGCAACGACGGGCAAGCTGCATCCGCTGACACGGCAGGCGCTCGATAGGATGTGGACGGTCCAGCGTGATGACGGTGGGTTCACCTGGATCAAGTGCAATTGGCCACCGATGGAATCGGACGATCACTACGGTATCGCACTGGCCGCACTGGCCGTTGGCGTGGCGCCCGAAAACTACGCCCAAACTGAAAATGCCCAGCAGGGAATGGCGAAGCTGCAGGACTATTTGAAGAAGAATCCCGGGACGATGCTGCACCATCGAGCGATGGTGCTGTGGGCGTCGACAGCGGTGAGTGGGTTGCTGAGCGATCCGGAAAAGCAGCAGATTGTCAATGAATTGTTGGCCTTGCAAAAGGCGGATGGTGGATGGGGCCTGGCAACGCTCGGCGACTGGAAGCGCTTCAATGATGAGCCGCAAGAGACTGAAGTCAGTGACGGATACGGAACAGGTTTCGTCGTCTACGTCTTGCGTCGGAGTGGGATTCCTGCCAACGACGCGCGCATCGAGCGTGGTGTCAATTGGCTGAAGAGCCATCAGCGCGAAAGTGGCCGATGGTTTACGCGGTCACTCTGGAAAGACAGCAAGCATTACCTGACACATGCTGGAACGGCCTTCGCGGTCATGGCGCTGCAAGAATGTGAACCTCAGTGA
- a CDS encoding AAA family ATPase, producing the protein MAEKKPDFDEFLEKFRKHRELMAEELHKVIVGQDAVIEQILAAIFTGGHCLLVGVPGLAKTLTVSTIAQILDVHFKRIQFTPDLMPSDITGTNVLDENDAGRREFRFVEGPVFTNILLADEINRTPPKTQAALLQAMQEKEVTVGQTTYQLPEPFFVIATQNPIEQEGTYPLPEAQLDRFMFNVKVDYPNLAEEEQILNASSASERQEVRKVLSAKAILYLQKQIQAIEIGPLTVNYVARLVRATRPIDDTAPKFIRELVDWGAGPRAGQFLIAGGKAIAAMDGRASVSIQDIRRVAIPVLRHRLSTNFQAQAEGMTSDSVIARLIDEIPEPKIPKYV; encoded by the coding sequence TTGGCGGAAAAGAAGCCGGATTTCGATGAGTTCCTGGAAAAATTTCGGAAACATCGCGAACTGATGGCCGAGGAACTGCATAAGGTGATCGTCGGGCAAGACGCGGTCATCGAGCAGATTCTGGCAGCCATTTTCACGGGCGGACACTGCCTGCTCGTGGGGGTGCCTGGCCTGGCGAAAACCCTGACGGTTTCCACAATTGCCCAAATCCTAGATGTTCATTTCAAACGCATCCAGTTTACGCCCGACCTGATGCCATCGGATATCACCGGTACCAACGTGCTGGATGAGAACGATGCCGGTCGCCGTGAGTTCCGTTTTGTTGAAGGTCCGGTATTTACGAATATTCTCCTGGCGGACGAAATCAATCGAACGCCTCCGAAAACACAAGCCGCATTGCTGCAGGCGATGCAAGAGAAAGAGGTGACTGTGGGGCAGACGACCTATCAGTTGCCTGAACCATTCTTCGTCATCGCCACGCAAAATCCGATTGAACAGGAAGGGACATATCCGTTGCCCGAAGCGCAACTCGACCGCTTCATGTTCAACGTGAAGGTTGACTACCCAAATCTGGCGGAAGAAGAGCAGATTCTGAATGCGAGTTCGGCGAGTGAGCGTCAGGAAGTGCGGAAGGTTCTTTCGGCGAAAGCGATCCTTTATTTGCAGAAGCAAATCCAAGCGATCGAGATTGGCCCATTGACGGTGAACTATGTGGCGCGACTTGTTCGTGCGACACGGCCGATCGATGACACCGCACCAAAATTCATTCGGGAATTGGTGGATTGGGGGGCGGGACCTCGTGCTGGTCAATTCTTGATCGCCGGCGGTAAAGCAATCGCCGCAATGGATGGACGGGCGAGTGTCTCGATTCAGGATATTCGCCGGGTTGCGATCCCCGTATTGCGACATCGCCTTTCGACGAACTTTCAGGCACAGGCCGAAGGCATGACCTCGGATTCTGTGATTGCACGCCTGATCGATGAAATCCCGGAGCCCAAGATTCCAAAATATGTCTAA